A window of Corallococcus silvisoli contains these coding sequences:
- a CDS encoding AIPR family protein, translating into MAHNDQVLLDEILNKRRVDLAPELGPSEFFELFAAEQILKEYDLSYDELSGGITDSGGDGGLDAIYLFANGELVQDDTDLDALKKNIALEWVIIQSKTTASFEEEPLNKARAALEDALRFDRPLKSLGSVYNEEVLAAFDLFRTTYTELAPRFPTLKISFYYASRGDQVHPNVSRKTAGIVQAVQDALSGVECTTEFVNASRLLALARKTAPTSFGLTLAENPISAGSEGFLCLVRLSSYYNFITDDAGRLRRHLFEANVRDYQGSTEVNEGIRSSLGTPSEDFWWLNNGITILASKVALSGGKVLTVQDPQVVNGLQTSTEVYGFFKGRAEAGDSRNVLVRVFVSNDVAGRDRIIKATNSQNQMPSASLRATDKVQRDIEEYFLSRGLYYDRRKNFYKNEGKPLEKIVSIPYLAQAVMAIVVQDPHNSRGKPSSLLKSNADYARVFDPSFPLSVFLVCVNVMRIAEAYLRAHPNELALLHRNNVKFHLAMYVVAHLAGVPSPKAQVVAALDLQRLDDALLKVCLAEVSKVYLERGGSDQVAKRKEFGEALQQLLVEKKKAGTLVAGAPNTTADLGAPPVSASAGAVGNP; encoded by the coding sequence ATGGCCCATAACGATCAGGTACTACTGGACGAGATTCTCAATAAGAGACGAGTGGATCTAGCTCCCGAGCTGGGGCCTTCGGAGTTTTTCGAACTCTTTGCGGCGGAGCAGATCCTCAAGGAATATGATCTTTCGTACGATGAGCTCAGCGGAGGCATCACAGACAGCGGTGGAGATGGTGGTCTGGACGCCATCTACCTCTTTGCCAATGGGGAGTTGGTACAAGACGACACAGACTTGGATGCACTCAAGAAGAATATTGCGCTTGAGTGGGTCATCATCCAATCCAAGACCACCGCCTCGTTCGAAGAGGAGCCTCTCAACAAGGCTCGCGCTGCGCTGGAAGACGCGCTTCGATTCGACCGTCCGCTCAAATCGCTGGGAAGCGTATACAATGAAGAGGTGTTAGCCGCGTTCGACCTCTTCAGGACGACCTACACTGAGTTGGCGCCGCGGTTCCCGACTCTCAAGATCTCGTTCTACTACGCCTCCCGCGGCGATCAGGTCCACCCCAACGTTTCACGCAAGACCGCCGGCATCGTTCAAGCCGTGCAAGATGCGCTGTCTGGAGTGGAATGCACAACGGAGTTCGTCAATGCATCCAGGTTGTTGGCGCTTGCTCGAAAGACAGCTCCAACTTCTTTCGGACTTACTCTTGCGGAGAACCCCATTTCTGCTGGCTCGGAAGGGTTTCTCTGCTTGGTACGCCTTTCGAGCTATTACAATTTCATCACGGATGATGCAGGTCGGCTGCGGAGGCACCTTTTCGAGGCGAACGTCCGTGACTATCAAGGGAGCACAGAGGTCAACGAAGGGATCCGGAGTTCCCTCGGCACCCCATCCGAAGATTTCTGGTGGTTGAACAATGGAATTACGATTCTTGCGTCAAAGGTAGCTTTGAGTGGTGGAAAGGTGCTGACGGTCCAGGATCCTCAGGTCGTGAATGGGCTTCAGACGTCGACTGAGGTTTATGGCTTTTTCAAGGGCCGTGCCGAAGCAGGCGATAGCCGTAACGTGCTCGTCCGTGTCTTCGTGTCTAATGACGTCGCTGGTCGTGATCGAATAATCAAGGCAACCAACAGTCAGAACCAAATGCCGTCGGCATCTCTTCGGGCTACCGACAAGGTTCAGCGAGATATTGAGGAGTACTTTCTTTCGCGCGGGCTGTACTACGACAGGCGAAAGAACTTCTACAAGAACGAAGGAAAGCCTCTGGAGAAGATTGTCAGCATCCCGTACTTGGCACAAGCAGTGATGGCTATAGTCGTCCAAGATCCTCACAACTCGCGAGGTAAGCCGTCGTCGCTTTTAAAGAGCAATGCTGACTATGCGAGGGTCTTCGATCCTAGCTTTCCCTTGTCGGTTTTTCTTGTCTGTGTGAATGTTATGCGGATCGCCGAGGCCTATTTGAGGGCGCATCCGAATGAGTTGGCACTGCTTCATCGCAATAACGTGAAGTTTCATCTTGCCATGTATGTTGTGGCTCATCTGGCCGGTGTCCCGAGTCCCAAGGCGCAAGTGGTTGCTGCTTTGGACCTACAGAGGCTCGACGATGCGCTGTTGAAGGTTTGCTTGGCAGAAGTAAGCAAGGTCTATCTGGAACGAGGAGGGTCAGACCAGGTCGCCAAGCGAAAAGAGTTTGGCGAGGCGCTTCAGCAACTCTTGGTGGAGAAGAAAAAGGCCGGGACCCTAGTGGCCGGCGCTCCCAATACAACAGCCGATTTAGGCGCGCCGCCTGTCTCTGCCTCAGCCGGGGCCGTTGGCAACCCCTAG
- a CDS encoding RsmB/NOP family class I SAM-dependent RNA methyltransferase, with protein MASDALGRVLSGDPAERVLDRTLRSHRDLTRDGRRALKEAVFNVGLWRRRLGFLLDAPDASPSQLLFALLHGLGGVPAPEAAAWAGLDAPVPLRTDTPPSLALRASLPDWLADHLTRELGPEAEAFCAHLNVPGPITLRVNPARLSRDALAARLSSEGVATRPGAWSPLALHVDGPRPNLYALPSLREGLFEVQDEGSQLLGLLVEARPGETVLDLCAGAGGKTLQLGASMENSGRLMAYDPDAERLDRLQQRASRAGLTRVQVLRTPPSAGLGADRVLADVPCSELGSLRRGPDLRFRLTPDSLSRFTSTQRDILALAAACVRPGGRVVYATCTVNRAENQDVVADFLRSRPDFHWVQPGAGWLPPACVQDGFLLVTPHRHGTDGFFAAVLERGAAG; from the coding sequence ATCGCGTCCGATGCCCTTGGCCGGGTCCTCTCGGGGGACCCCGCCGAGCGCGTCCTTGACCGGACCCTGCGCTCCCACCGAGACCTGACCCGCGACGGGCGCCGGGCCCTGAAGGAGGCCGTCTTCAACGTCGGCCTCTGGCGCCGCCGGCTGGGGTTCCTCCTGGACGCGCCGGACGCCTCGCCCTCCCAGCTCCTCTTCGCGCTCCTGCATGGACTGGGGGGCGTTCCCGCCCCGGAGGCCGCGGCCTGGGCCGGACTGGACGCTCCCGTGCCGCTGCGCACGGACACACCGCCGTCACTGGCCCTCCGGGCCTCCCTGCCGGACTGGCTCGCGGACCACCTCACTCGTGAACTGGGCCCGGAGGCCGAAGCCTTCTGCGCCCACCTCAACGTCCCAGGCCCCATCACCCTCCGGGTGAACCCAGCCCGCCTCTCCCGGGACGCCCTCGCCGCGCGCCTGTCCTCCGAAGGCGTCGCGACCCGTCCCGGCGCCTGGAGTCCGCTCGCACTCCATGTCGATGGGCCCCGCCCGAACCTCTACGCCCTGCCATCCCTTCGCGAGGGCCTGTTCGAGGTCCAGGACGAGGGCAGCCAGCTCCTCGGGCTCCTCGTGGAGGCCCGGCCCGGCGAGACGGTGCTGGACCTGTGCGCCGGAGCAGGGGGCAAGACGCTCCAACTGGGGGCCTCCATGGAGAACTCGGGCCGGCTCATGGCCTATGACCCGGATGCGGAGCGGCTGGACCGGCTCCAGCAACGCGCCTCCCGCGCCGGACTCACCCGCGTCCAGGTGCTCCGGACTCCGCCCTCCGCGGGCCTCGGCGCCGACCGCGTCCTCGCCGACGTGCCCTGCTCCGAGCTGGGCTCGCTCCGCCGGGGCCCGGATCTCCGCTTCCGGCTCACCCCGGACTCCCTCTCCCGGTTCACCTCCACCCAGCGTGACATCCTGGCCCTCGCCGCCGCCTGCGTGCGCCCCGGCGGCCGCGTCGTCTACGCGACCTGCACCGTCAACCGCGCGGAGAACCAGGACGTCGTCGCGGACTTCCTCCGCTCCCGGCCCGACTTCCACTGGGTCCAGCCCGGCGCCGGATGGCTTCCGCCCGCCTGCGTCCAGGACGGCTTCCTCCTCGTCACGCCCCATCGTCACGGCACGGATGGCTTCTTCGCCGCCGTGCTCGAACGCGGGGCGGCGGGGTAG
- a CDS encoding S66 peptidase family protein produces MKRGVRWLKPLPLRPRDTVHVVAPAGPFEQAPFEAGLRLLSERYSPVVRPDIGASHRYLAGDDSRRQEELSHAFLDRSARAIFCARGGYGSSRLLPALPLDKAGPLAFTGFSDLTSIHCALQALHRVSLHAPVLTQLGRQSPQIHESFFRLLESPEAPPPLSGNATYVPGTAEGVLVGGNLSVFSRLLGTPYMPPLDGAVLLLEDVTERPYRIDRMWTHLRLAGVFSRVRGIVLGDFTACEEKDAPYSSADVLRELARDANIPCAAGFPIGHGPINYPVALGTHVRLDADAARLTFLEGAVSPG; encoded by the coding sequence ATGAAGCGCGGCGTGCGTTGGCTCAAGCCCCTTCCGCTCCGCCCCCGCGACACGGTGCACGTGGTCGCCCCCGCGGGCCCCTTCGAACAGGCCCCCTTCGAGGCCGGCCTCCGGCTCCTCTCCGAGCGCTACTCCCCCGTGGTCCGGCCCGACATCGGCGCCTCGCACCGCTACCTCGCCGGAGACGACTCCCGCCGCCAGGAGGAGCTGTCCCACGCGTTCCTCGACCGCTCCGCCCGCGCCATCTTCTGCGCCCGGGGCGGCTATGGCAGCTCGCGCCTCCTCCCCGCGCTCCCCCTGGACAAGGCCGGCCCTCTCGCCTTCACCGGCTTCTCCGACCTGACGTCCATCCACTGCGCGCTCCAGGCGCTCCACCGCGTCTCCCTCCACGCGCCCGTCCTCACCCAGCTGGGCCGCCAGTCACCCCAGATCCACGAGTCCTTCTTCCGCCTCCTCGAATCGCCGGAGGCGCCGCCGCCCCTGTCCGGCAACGCCACCTACGTCCCTGGCACCGCCGAGGGCGTCCTCGTGGGCGGCAACCTGTCCGTCTTCTCCCGGCTCCTGGGCACGCCCTACATGCCGCCGCTCGATGGCGCCGTGCTCCTCCTGGAGGACGTCACCGAGCGCCCCTACCGCATCGACCGCATGTGGACCCACCTGCGCCTGGCCGGCGTCTTCTCCCGCGTGCGCGGCATCGTCCTGGGCGATTTCACCGCCTGCGAGGAGAAGGATGCGCCGTACTCCAGCGCCGACGTGCTCCGCGAGCTGGCCCGGGACGCCAACATCCCCTGCGCCGCGGGCTTCCCCATCGGCCACGGGCCCATCAACTACCCCGTCGCCCTGGGTACCCACGTGCGCCTGGACGCGGACGCCGCGCGCCTCACGTTCCTCGAAGGCGCGGTGAGCCCCGGATGA
- a CDS encoding serine hydrolase domain-containing protein: MSSHPIANLQAVLDDGVELGIFPSAQAVVLHKGMQVFGGVAGHVKGDTRFDLASLTKVLSTTALFLRLWTDGKVGPDTLVSRFFPGSPAGDAGVTVADLLYHRSGLPPFVPFFSDALKAHPELLDAACPASVRAQARDEVLRAAAATPLEAPVRTRSAYSDVGFILLGDILARAGGAPLDVLFTRHVAEPLDLQARFHRLTDFPADGATAPTGAMRPREPAPGQESLWKDVPSQPSRPAEVDDDNAWVLDGVAGHAGLFGTAVDVARFGQAVLEGCAGTHPALAPGPLWHRALATDPLVAGSTRSMGFDSPSKGHSSAGRFIGDTPPGAVGHLGFTGTSLWVDLRRSLVVALITNRVAQGRQDLRIRDFRPAFHELVVEALDLHTAP; encoded by the coding sequence ATGAGCTCGCATCCCATCGCCAACCTCCAGGCCGTGCTCGATGACGGCGTGGAGCTGGGCATCTTCCCCTCCGCCCAGGCCGTGGTGCTCCACAAGGGCATGCAGGTCTTCGGCGGCGTCGCCGGTCACGTGAAGGGCGACACGCGCTTCGACCTCGCCTCCCTCACCAAGGTCCTCTCCACCACCGCGCTCTTCCTGCGCCTGTGGACCGACGGCAAGGTGGGCCCCGACACGCTCGTGTCCCGCTTCTTCCCCGGCTCGCCCGCGGGCGACGCGGGCGTCACCGTCGCGGACCTGCTCTACCACCGCTCCGGCCTGCCCCCCTTCGTCCCGTTCTTCTCCGACGCCCTCAAGGCCCACCCGGAGCTGCTCGACGCCGCCTGTCCCGCGAGTGTCCGCGCCCAGGCCCGCGACGAGGTCCTCCGCGCCGCCGCCGCCACGCCGCTCGAGGCGCCCGTGCGCACGCGGTCCGCGTACAGCGACGTGGGCTTCATCCTCCTGGGCGACATCCTCGCCCGGGCCGGCGGCGCCCCGCTGGACGTGCTCTTCACCCGCCACGTCGCGGAGCCGCTGGACCTCCAGGCCCGCTTCCACCGCCTCACCGACTTCCCCGCGGACGGCGCCACCGCGCCCACCGGCGCCATGCGCCCTCGCGAGCCCGCGCCCGGCCAGGAGTCGCTGTGGAAGGACGTGCCCTCCCAGCCGTCCCGGCCCGCGGAAGTCGATGATGACAACGCCTGGGTGCTGGACGGCGTCGCCGGCCACGCGGGCCTCTTCGGCACCGCCGTGGACGTGGCCCGCTTCGGCCAGGCCGTGCTCGAGGGCTGCGCGGGCACGCATCCGGCGCTGGCTCCTGGTCCCCTGTGGCACCGCGCGCTCGCCACGGATCCGCTGGTGGCGGGCAGCACCCGCTCCATGGGCTTCGACTCCCCGTCGAAGGGCCACTCCAGCGCGGGCCGCTTCATCGGCGACACGCCGCCCGGCGCGGTGGGCCACCTGGGCTTCACCGGCACCAGCCTCTGGGTGGACCTGCGCAGGTCGCTCGTCGTCGCGCTCATCACCAACCGCGTGGCCCAGGGCCGTCAGGACCTGCGCATCCGCGACTTCCGCCCCGCCTTCCACGAGCTCGTCGTGGAAGCGCTCGACCTTCACACCGCCCCTTAG
- the mpl gene encoding UDP-N-acetylmuramate:L-alanyl-gamma-D-glutamyl-meso-diaminopimelate ligase: MADDNGNVLDTLDPKSVRRIHLVGVAGTGMGSFAGMLKAAGYDVTGSDENVYPPMSDMLRTWGIPVRTPYAPANLDAANPDLVIIGNVIRRVNPEATAVRERGLQQMSFPAALGTLFLDRSHSVVVAGTHGKTTTSSLMAHVLVAAGKDPSFLVGGVTQNYAGNYRVGKGPHFVVEGDEYDTAYWDKGSKFLHYRPRTAILTSVEFDHADIFRDLPHYEATFEKFVRLVPQDGQLVVCAAYPNAVRIARGGTAPVITYVAKEGADADYTPRNLSFGPEGARFDVVERGQSLGTVTLPMSGAHNVENALGVIAAARGLGLTFAEIQQGLSTFQGVKRRQEVRGDVDGVLVVDDFAHHPTAVRETLSAIRHRYPDRRLWAIFEPRSNTSRRNIHQEDYAHAFPGASRASLKVPERHDKVPEGEELNVPKLIEALQAQGIAADGATDVQTLVDRVSSEAKAGDVLLVMSNGAFGGFIDKLLAALKSRAGKGT, encoded by the coding sequence ATGGCTGACGACAACGGCAACGTCCTCGACACCCTCGACCCGAAGTCCGTCCGCCGCATCCACCTGGTGGGTGTCGCCGGCACCGGCATGGGCTCCTTCGCCGGCATGCTCAAGGCCGCCGGCTACGACGTCACCGGCAGCGACGAGAACGTCTACCCGCCCATGAGCGACATGCTCCGGACGTGGGGCATCCCCGTGCGCACCCCGTACGCGCCCGCCAACCTGGACGCGGCGAACCCGGACCTGGTCATCATCGGCAACGTCATCCGCCGCGTGAACCCGGAGGCCACCGCCGTCCGCGAGCGCGGCCTCCAGCAGATGAGCTTCCCCGCCGCCCTGGGCACGCTCTTCCTGGACCGCTCGCACTCCGTCGTCGTCGCCGGCACGCACGGCAAGACCACGACGTCCTCGCTCATGGCCCATGTGCTGGTGGCGGCCGGGAAGGACCCCTCCTTCCTCGTGGGCGGCGTCACCCAGAACTACGCGGGCAACTACCGCGTCGGGAAGGGCCCCCACTTCGTCGTCGAAGGCGACGAGTACGACACCGCCTACTGGGACAAAGGCTCCAAGTTCCTCCACTACCGCCCGCGCACCGCCATCCTCACCAGCGTGGAGTTCGACCACGCGGACATCTTCCGCGACCTGCCCCACTACGAGGCCACGTTCGAGAAGTTCGTGCGGCTGGTGCCCCAGGACGGCCAGCTCGTCGTCTGCGCCGCGTACCCCAACGCCGTGCGCATCGCTCGGGGCGGCACCGCGCCGGTCATCACCTACGTGGCGAAGGAGGGCGCGGACGCGGACTACACGCCCCGGAACCTCTCCTTCGGCCCGGAGGGCGCCCGCTTCGACGTGGTGGAGCGCGGCCAGTCCCTGGGCACCGTGACGCTGCCGATGTCCGGCGCGCACAACGTGGAGAACGCCCTGGGCGTCATCGCCGCCGCGCGCGGCCTGGGCCTCACCTTCGCCGAAATCCAGCAGGGCCTCTCCACCTTCCAGGGCGTGAAGCGCCGCCAGGAGGTGCGCGGGGACGTGGACGGCGTGCTCGTGGTGGACGACTTCGCCCACCACCCCACCGCCGTGCGGGAGACCCTCTCCGCCATCCGCCACCGCTACCCGGACCGGCGCCTGTGGGCCATCTTCGAGCCTCGCTCCAACACCAGCCGCCGCAACATCCACCAGGAGGACTACGCGCACGCCTTCCCGGGTGCCTCGCGCGCCAGCCTCAAGGTGCCCGAGCGCCACGACAAGGTGCCCGAGGGCGAGGAGCTCAACGTCCCCAAGCTGATTGAGGCGCTCCAGGCCCAGGGCATCGCCGCGGACGGCGCCACCGACGTGCAGACGCTGGTGGACCGCGTCTCCTCCGAAGCGAAGGCCGGCGACGTGCTGCTCGTGATGAGCAACGGCGCCTTCGGGGGCTTCATCGACAAGCTGCTTGCCGCCCTGAAGTCCCGGGCGGGGAAGGGGACCTGA
- a CDS encoding TlpA family protein disulfide reductase, protein MRRLFVTSLGALLLATGCASKSPSPLPPLTDSSPAGGSSASSAESSRKGPGQPLAFQVKHYPDNSVYDLKSDRGQVVLLDVWATWCEPCKDALPMYEQLQREYGKRGFKVYALNVDEDVRAIPPFLEEAKVELPILLDANALVSERLLKVRLMPTTFLIDRKGVVRHVHEGFAEEFLQQFQTEIEQLLAEPAS, encoded by the coding sequence ATGCGCCGCCTGTTCGTCACCTCGCTGGGAGCCCTGCTGCTGGCCACCGGCTGTGCCTCGAAGTCTCCCTCGCCGCTGCCGCCGCTCACGGACTCGTCCCCGGCGGGCGGCTCCAGCGCCTCGTCCGCGGAGTCGTCGCGCAAGGGCCCGGGCCAGCCGCTCGCCTTCCAGGTGAAGCACTACCCGGACAACAGCGTGTACGACCTGAAGAGCGACCGGGGGCAGGTCGTCCTGCTGGACGTGTGGGCCACGTGGTGCGAGCCCTGCAAGGACGCGCTGCCCATGTACGAGCAGCTCCAGCGTGAGTACGGCAAGCGCGGCTTCAAGGTGTACGCGCTCAACGTGGACGAGGACGTGCGCGCCATCCCGCCCTTCCTGGAGGAGGCGAAGGTGGAGCTGCCCATCCTCCTGGATGCCAACGCGCTGGTGTCCGAGCGCCTGCTGAAGGTGCGGCTGATGCCCACCACCTTCTTGATTGACCGCAAGGGTGTCGTGCGGCACGTGCACGAAGGCTTCGCCGAGGAGTTCCTCCAGCAGTTCCAGACGGAGATCGAGCAGCTGCTCGCCGAGCCCGCATCCTGA
- a CDS encoding inositol monophosphatase family protein: protein MAHDSETPAALRLTAEEGARMAGGILRERFPLHRTIEFKGGIDLVTDADRASEAALLDFLRQRHPHHAILAEESGASQGSDTFRWIVDPLDGTTNYSHQVPHFCVSVAVEGPEGTVAGAVYDPMRDELFSAAKGEGATLNGLPLKASPTDTLERSLLCTGFPYDVRERPDLPVGLFTQLILLAQGMRRTGSAALDLAYVAAGRFDGYFEFGLKPWDIAAGALLVAEAGGVIVHIDGRPFDVLKGDVLASGPHLAPKLMAQAKRFLEEIGWTSRD from the coding sequence ATGGCCCACGACTCCGAAACGCCGGCCGCGCTGCGCCTCACCGCGGAGGAGGGCGCCCGGATGGCCGGCGGCATCCTCCGCGAGCGCTTCCCCCTGCACCGCACCATCGAGTTCAAGGGCGGCATCGACCTGGTCACCGACGCGGACCGGGCCTCCGAAGCCGCGCTGCTGGACTTCCTCCGGCAACGCCACCCGCACCACGCCATCCTCGCGGAGGAGAGCGGCGCGTCGCAGGGCTCGGACACCTTCCGGTGGATCGTGGATCCGCTGGACGGCACCACCAACTACTCGCACCAGGTGCCGCACTTCTGCGTCAGCGTGGCGGTGGAGGGGCCGGAGGGCACGGTCGCGGGCGCCGTCTACGACCCCATGCGCGACGAGCTCTTCTCCGCCGCGAAGGGCGAGGGCGCCACGCTCAATGGCCTGCCCCTGAAGGCCAGCCCCACCGACACGCTGGAGCGCTCGCTCCTGTGCACGGGCTTCCCCTACGACGTGCGCGAGCGCCCGGACCTGCCCGTGGGGCTCTTCACCCAGCTCATCCTCCTGGCGCAGGGCATGCGCCGCACCGGCAGCGCCGCGCTGGACCTGGCGTACGTCGCGGCGGGCCGCTTCGACGGCTACTTCGAGTTCGGCCTCAAGCCCTGGGACATCGCCGCGGGCGCCCTGCTGGTGGCCGAGGCCGGCGGCGTCATCGTGCACATCGACGGGAGGCCCTTCGACGTGCTCAAGGGCGACGTGCTCGCGAGCGGACCCCACCTGGCGCCGAAGCTCATGGCCCAGGCGAAGCGGTTCCTGGAGGAGATTGGCTGGACGTCGCGGGACTAG
- a CDS encoding polysaccharide biosynthesis/export family protein: MRPSRLILPGLLALVLACHADTRPPPPAPTPAAATEAAKTSGGNLGPGDVVEVRVFQEPEHSGTWRVSPEGTIDYPLCGKVALSGRTASAAADALRDCLARYLRHPQVSVLVREYNSQKIFVFGEVQKPGTFPVDGEVSIIQAITLAGGFTKLAAKNNTLVTRVVNGQERKIRVPVEDIGVGRERNFLLQAGDIVFVPESFF, encoded by the coding sequence ATGCGTCCCTCGCGACTCATCCTTCCGGGACTCCTCGCGCTGGTGCTGGCGTGCCACGCGGACACGCGCCCGCCTCCGCCCGCGCCCACGCCCGCCGCCGCGACGGAGGCCGCGAAGACCTCCGGCGGCAACCTGGGGCCGGGGGACGTGGTGGAGGTGCGCGTCTTCCAGGAGCCCGAGCACTCCGGCACCTGGCGCGTGTCGCCGGAAGGCACCATCGACTATCCGCTGTGCGGCAAGGTGGCGCTTTCGGGCCGCACCGCGAGCGCCGCGGCGGACGCGCTGCGCGACTGCCTGGCGCGCTACCTGCGCCACCCGCAGGTGTCGGTGCTGGTGCGGGAGTACAACTCGCAGAAGATCTTCGTCTTCGGGGAGGTGCAGAAGCCCGGCACGTTCCCGGTGGATGGCGAGGTGTCCATCATCCAGGCCATCACCCTGGCGGGCGGCTTCACCAAGCTCGCGGCGAAGAACAACACGCTCGTCACGCGCGTGGTGAACGGGCAGGAGCGCAAGATTCGCGTGCCCGTGGAGGACATCGGCGTGGGCCGCGAGCGCAACTTCCTGCTCCAGGCCGGCGACATCGTCTTCGTGCCGGAGAGCTTCTTCTAG
- a CDS encoding cyclic nucleotide-binding domain-containing protein, whose product MEKLAVIATSPLFEMLAPAELARLAELARLYRYTHGEVVFEEGDLGDSLFVIVRGQVEVVRRGTGNGVTPLTVLGPPEFFGEMGLIDKDHRSATVRALGEVELLQLTAQDLRTFRLAHADGFTFIVVNIARSLSARLREANARLAPQD is encoded by the coding sequence ATGGAGAAGCTGGCCGTCATCGCCACATCCCCCCTCTTCGAGATGCTCGCCCCCGCGGAGCTGGCGCGGCTGGCGGAGCTGGCGCGGCTGTACCGCTACACGCACGGGGAGGTGGTCTTCGAGGAGGGCGACCTGGGCGACAGCCTCTTCGTCATCGTCCGGGGCCAGGTGGAGGTGGTGCGCCGGGGGACGGGCAACGGGGTGACGCCGCTCACGGTGCTGGGCCCTCCGGAGTTCTTCGGGGAGATGGGCCTCATCGACAAGGACCACCGCTCCGCCACCGTGCGGGCCCTGGGCGAGGTGGAGCTGCTCCAGCTCACCGCGCAGGATTTGCGCACCTTCCGGTTGGCTCACGCCGACGGCTTCACCTTCATCGTCGTGAACATCGCGCGGAGCCTGTCCGCCCGCCTGCGCGAGGCCAACGCCCGCCTCGCCCCACAGGACTGA
- a CDS encoding AgmX/PglI C-terminal domain-containing protein, which yields MSLQTRPKLLRVGVIQDGRIVEEHHLLHDSVTIGEDARNTIVLPAAELRPARFKVLENRGQQFHLIIDEHMQGRVNLGSSDVDFDALRTQGLATRRADDTYDLPLQESARGKVELPDATLFFHFIPAPPEGARPALPPELKASPWRTVDRLFFGILLAMLALYVLSVGFIVAQPAPVEAEVELDQLEDRFVRAIIPPQPAKKDEPREATAAKEKKPDEAKATPKKTAAAATATPAANPEERRRQLEDRVAGSGILKVLGAKGGGGAIENLLGQDVGGASVAEALSGAKAGGGALALGSGGSNAIAHPQGDTGGKVAAIGAQVTRGAGAVDTGPKQVVKVPQVADAVPEVDSSEVSPKDLARFIQRMKASIQRCYEKELKRDPTLKGRVMVRFNLKPDGRAGNIEVDESTLRSEGVSSCIVTTIRGWKFPFQPSDDVPVSYPFIFSPGE from the coding sequence ATGTCCCTTCAAACCCGCCCCAAGCTGCTGCGCGTCGGCGTCATCCAGGACGGGCGCATCGTGGAGGAGCACCACCTGCTCCACGACTCCGTCACCATCGGCGAGGACGCGCGCAACACCATCGTCCTGCCCGCGGCGGAGCTGCGGCCCGCGCGCTTCAAGGTGCTGGAGAACCGCGGCCAGCAGTTCCACCTCATCATCGACGAGCACATGCAGGGCCGCGTCAACCTGGGCTCGTCGGACGTGGACTTCGACGCGCTGCGCACCCAGGGTCTGGCCACGCGCCGCGCGGACGACACCTACGACCTGCCCCTCCAGGAGAGCGCCCGCGGCAAGGTGGAGCTGCCGGACGCCACGCTCTTCTTCCACTTCATCCCCGCGCCCCCGGAAGGCGCGAGGCCCGCCCTGCCCCCTGAGCTGAAGGCCAGCCCCTGGCGCACGGTGGACCGGCTCTTCTTCGGCATCCTCCTGGCGATGCTCGCGCTCTATGTGCTGAGCGTCGGGTTCATCGTCGCCCAGCCCGCGCCGGTGGAAGCGGAGGTCGAGCTGGACCAGCTGGAAGACCGCTTCGTGCGCGCCATCATCCCGCCCCAGCCCGCGAAGAAGGACGAGCCCCGGGAGGCCACGGCCGCGAAGGAGAAGAAGCCGGACGAGGCGAAGGCCACGCCGAAGAAGACGGCCGCGGCGGCGACGGCCACGCCCGCCGCCAACCCGGAGGAGCGCCGCCGTCAGCTGGAGGACCGCGTGGCAGGCAGCGGCATCCTCAAGGTGCTGGGCGCCAAGGGCGGCGGGGGCGCCATCGAGAACCTGCTCGGCCAGGACGTGGGCGGCGCGAGTGTCGCCGAAGCCCTCTCGGGGGCGAAGGCCGGCGGGGGCGCGCTCGCGCTGGGCTCCGGCGGGAGCAACGCCATCGCCCATCCCCAGGGCGACACCGGGGGCAAGGTCGCGGCCATCGGCGCGCAGGTGACGCGCGGCGCGGGGGCCGTGGATACCGGTCCCAAGCAGGTCGTCAAGGTGCCCCAGGTCGCGGACGCGGTGCCAGAAGTGGACAGTTCGGAGGTCAGCCCCAAGGACCTGGCGCGCTTCATCCAGCGCATGAAGGCGTCCATCCAGCGCTGCTATGAGAAGGAGCTCAAGCGCGACCCCACCCTCAAGGGCCGGGTCATGGTCCGCTTCAACCTCAAGCCGGACGGCCGCGCAGGCAACATCGAGGTGGACGAATCCACCCTGCGGTCCGAGGGCGTCAGCAGTTGCATCGTCACCACCATCCGCGGCTGGAAGTTCCCTTTCCAACCCAGTGACGACGTCCCCGTCAGCTACCCGTTCATCTTCTCGCCAGGGGAATAG